In Sphingomonas sp. PAMC26645, one DNA window encodes the following:
- the pepN gene encoding aminopeptidase N yields the protein MLDIQNSLAHPLVIRREDYTPPEWLVPETKLDFDLDPSTTRVTATLSVTRNGDHAAPLRLDGAGQKPLSVTVDGVAINDWRIDGEQLVIPLTGAAHVVETQVEIAPDRNTQLMGLYASGGNLCTQCEAEGFRRITYFPDRPDVLSVYSVRMTADRKHFPVLLANGDPVAQGDLEDGRHWATWHDPFPKPSYLFALVAGDLAVNRSSFTTMSGREVSLGIWVREADLPKTDHALKALELAMAWDETTYGREYDLDVFNIVAVDDFNFGAMENKGLNIFNSRYILADPDTATDYDYDAIAAVVAHEYFHNWSGNRITCRDWFQLSLKEGFTVYRDQGFSADQGSRAVKRIEDVRGLRASQFPEDSGPLAHPVRPESYQEISNFYTATIYNKGAELIRMMAAILGPKGFRAGTDLYFDRYDGTAATCEDFVTSMEEGGKVDLTQFRLWYSQAGTPRVSASLSHDGDRATLQLAQQVPATPGQPVKSPMVLPLRVKLFGAESGAALTDERLVLFDDTLDTLEFEGLAERPVLSINRGFSAPVVVESDRTAADLAFLSAHDDDPFARYEAMQQLMLDTLVASAGGHADHDAVIAAVANTLANTDLDLAFVAEAVLLPSESFIGDQMAVVDPEAIFRAREALRRDLGTRLEAQWRQAYARGEGQPYAYTPEGKGLRRLRTVSLGYLAASGAADAADLAFAQFDSADNMTDRMGALTTLVSSESEIRTTALDIFYSQYCDNPLVLDKWFQAQAQSSRDDTGTIVAGLAEHADFTLTNPNRARSLIGAFGANQRAFNNADGSGYRFLADQLIALDRLNPQTAAKLLPPLGRWRRFDAARAGLMRAELERIVRTPGLSKDVFEQASKSLEG from the coding sequence ATGCTCGATATCCAGAACAGTCTCGCCCACCCGCTCGTCATTCGCCGCGAGGACTATACCCCGCCCGAGTGGCTGGTCCCCGAGACGAAACTGGATTTCGACCTCGATCCCTCCACCACCCGCGTAACGGCAACATTGTCGGTAACGCGCAACGGCGATCACGCCGCACCGCTGCGGCTCGACGGCGCGGGGCAGAAGCCGCTGTCGGTCACGGTCGACGGCGTCGCGATCAACGACTGGCGGATCGACGGCGAACAGCTCGTCATCCCGCTCACCGGCGCCGCGCATGTCGTCGAGACGCAGGTCGAGATCGCCCCCGATCGCAACACGCAGTTGATGGGGCTCTACGCCTCGGGCGGAAACCTCTGCACCCAGTGCGAGGCGGAAGGCTTCCGCCGCATCACCTACTTCCCCGACCGCCCCGACGTGCTCAGCGTCTATTCGGTGCGGATGACCGCCGACAGGAAGCACTTCCCCGTGCTGCTCGCGAACGGCGACCCGGTCGCGCAGGGCGATCTCGAAGATGGCCGCCACTGGGCAACCTGGCACGATCCATTCCCGAAGCCCTCCTACCTCTTCGCACTGGTCGCCGGCGACCTCGCCGTAAACCGCAGCAGCTTCACGACGATGTCGGGGCGCGAGGTGTCGCTCGGCATCTGGGTGCGCGAGGCCGACCTGCCCAAGACCGACCACGCGTTGAAGGCGCTCGAACTCGCGATGGCGTGGGACGAGACGACCTATGGCCGCGAATACGATCTGGACGTGTTCAACATCGTCGCGGTCGACGACTTCAATTTCGGCGCGATGGAGAACAAGGGCCTCAATATCTTCAACTCGCGCTACATCCTCGCCGACCCGGATACCGCGACCGATTACGACTATGACGCGATCGCCGCGGTCGTCGCGCACGAATATTTCCACAATTGGTCGGGCAACCGGATCACCTGCCGAGACTGGTTCCAGCTGTCGTTGAAGGAGGGCTTTACAGTCTACCGCGACCAGGGCTTCTCCGCCGACCAGGGCTCCCGCGCGGTCAAGCGGATCGAGGACGTCCGCGGCCTGCGTGCGTCGCAATTCCCCGAGGATTCGGGCCCGCTCGCGCACCCCGTGCGGCCTGAATCCTACCAGGAGATCTCGAACTTCTACACAGCGACGATCTACAACAAGGGCGCCGAGCTGATCCGGATGATGGCCGCGATCCTCGGACCGAAGGGCTTCCGCGCGGGCACCGACCTGTATTTCGACCGGTACGACGGGACGGCGGCGACCTGCGAGGATTTCGTCACCTCGATGGAGGAAGGCGGCAAGGTCGACCTCACCCAGTTCCGCCTCTGGTATTCGCAGGCGGGCACGCCGCGTGTGTCGGCGAGCCTGTCGCACGACGGCGACCGCGCGACGCTGCAGCTCGCGCAGCAGGTCCCCGCAACGCCCGGCCAGCCAGTGAAGTCCCCGATGGTGCTACCGTTGCGGGTGAAGCTGTTCGGTGCCGAATCGGGTGCGGCGTTGACCGACGAGCGCCTCGTCCTGTTCGACGACACGCTCGACACGCTCGAATTCGAAGGGTTGGCCGAACGCCCGGTGCTGTCGATCAACCGCGGCTTCTCCGCGCCGGTGGTGGTCGAAAGCGACCGCACCGCCGCCGATCTCGCCTTCCTCAGCGCGCACGACGACGATCCGTTCGCGCGCTACGAGGCGATGCAGCAGCTGATGCTCGACACGCTGGTCGCGTCGGCGGGCGGACATGCGGATCACGACGCCGTGATCGCCGCGGTGGCGAATACCCTCGCCAATACCGATCTCGATCTCGCGTTCGTCGCCGAGGCGGTGTTGCTGCCGTCGGAGAGCTTCATCGGCGACCAGATGGCCGTCGTCGATCCCGAAGCGATCTTCCGTGCGCGCGAGGCACTGCGCCGCGATCTCGGCACGCGGCTGGAGGCGCAATGGCGGCAGGCGTATGCGCGGGGCGAGGGCCAGCCCTACGCCTATACGCCGGAGGGCAAGGGCCTGCGTCGTCTACGGACGGTATCGCTCGGCTATCTAGCGGCGAGCGGCGCGGCGGATGCGGCGGACCTGGCGTTCGCGCAGTTCGATTCGGCGGACAACATGACCGACCGGATGGGCGCGCTGACGACGCTGGTGAGCAGCGAGTCCGAGATCCGCACCACCGCGCTCGACATCTTCTACAGCCAATATTGCGACAACCCGCTGGTGCTCGACAAGTGGTTCCAGGCGCAGGCGCAGTCGTCGCGCGACGATACCGGTACGATCGTCGCGGGGCTCGCCGAGCATGCCGACTTCACCCTGACCAACCCCAACCGCGCCCGATCGCTGATCGGCGCATTCGGCGCGAACCAGCGGGCTTTCAATAACGCCGACGGGAGCGGCTACCGGTTCCTCGCGGACCAGTTGATCGCGCTCGACCGGTTGAACCCACAGACCGCCGCGAAGCTTCTCCCGCCGCTCGGGCGATGGCGCCGGTTCGACGCGGCGCGCGCAGGGTTGATGCGCGCGGAACTGGAGCGGATTGTGCGGACGCCGGGACTGTCGAAGGATGTATTCGAGCAGGCCTCCAAGAGTCTGGAAGGCTAA